In Gallus gallus isolate bGalGal1 chromosome 8, bGalGal1.mat.broiler.GRCg7b, whole genome shotgun sequence, one DNA window encodes the following:
- the NPHS2 gene encoding podocin isoform X1, translated as MRMDKRSRSSSRESHRRKRESPATQRKQEKRERSKEASKETGDIRQGKTKEIKSTVGTDGRVHTSTVVDVDDVISDEEMEAMMLLDSEHQEEGMKSPGLNICEWLLTILSFLFIIMTFPISVWFCMKVVREYERAIVFRLGHLLPGRARGPGLFFFLPCLDTYHKVDLRLKTLEIPFHQVVTKDMVTLEIDAVCYYRLENASLLLTTLTSISSAIQLLVQTTTKRLLAHRAFSELLLERKSISQEIKVALDAVTGCWGIKVERTEINNVQLPAEVQQSLAVEAEAQRQAKVRVIAAEGEKAASESLRMAAEILSSAPAAAQLRYLHALHSLAAEKPAAFILPLPLDPTNLVSSATRSPPGVNSIITDTTELRESVKDKKDSPML; from the exons ATGAGGATGGATAAGAGATCTCGAAGCTCTTCCAGGGAGTCCCATAGGAGAAAGAGAGAGTCTCCAGCTACGCAGAGGAAAcaggagaagagggagagaagcAAAGAAGCCAGCAAAGAAACAGGAGATATAAGGCAGGGGAAAACAAAGGAGATTAAGAGCACTGTAGGGACTGATGGTAGGGTGCACACATCCACAGTGGTGGATGTGGATGATGTGATATCTGATGAAGAAATGGAGGCAATGATGTTGCTGGACAGCGAGCATCAAGAAGAAG GTATGAAGTCTCCCGGTCTCAACATCTGCGAGTGGCTTCTGACTATATTGTCTTTCCTGTTCATCATAATGACTTTCCCCATTTCTGTCTGGTTCTGCATGAAG GTAGTGCGGGAGTATGAGAGAGCCATTGTTTTCCGGCTTGGGCATCTCCTTCCTGGCAGGGCCAGAGGGCCTG gtcttttctttttccttccctgcctgGACACATATCACAAAGTGGACCTCCGCCTCAAAACTCTAGAGATCCCCTTCCACCAG GTGGTGACTAAAGACATGGTTACACTGGAGATAGATGCTGTCTGCTATTACCGTTTGGAGAATGCCTCTCTtctcctcaccaccctcaccaGCATCTCCAGTGCCATCCAGCTGCTGGTGCAGACCACCACCAAGCGCCTCCTGGCACATCGAGCCTTCTCTGAACTTCTGTTGGAGAGAAAGAGCATCAGCCAGGAGATAAAG GTGGCTTTGGATGCAGTCACAGGCTGCTGGGGGATCAAAGTGGAGAGAACAGAAAT CAACAAtgtgcagctgcctgctgaAGTCCAGCAGTCCTTGGCCGTGGAAGCAGAAGCCCAGAGGCAGGCCAAAGTGCGG GTGATTGCTGCTGAGGGGGAGAAGGCTGCTTCTGAGTCCCTGCGGATGGCAGCTGAGATTCTGTCCAgtgcccctgctgctgctcagctccgtTACCTTCATGCACTGCACTCCCTTGCTGCAGAGAAACCTGCTGCTTTCATCTTGCCCTTACCTTTGGATCCCACGAATCTGGTCTCTTCGGCTACCCGCAGCCCTCCAGGAGTGAACAGCATCATTACAGATACCACAGAGCTCCGAGAAAGCGTGAAAGACAAGAAGGACTCACCTATGCTCTAA
- the NPHS2 gene encoding podocin isoform X2, protein MRMDKRSRSSSRESHRRKRESPATQRKQEKRERSKEASKETGDIRQGKTKEIKSTVGTDGRVHTSTVVDVDDVISDEEMEAMMLLDSEHQEEGMKSPGLNICEWLLTILSFLFIIMTFPISVWFCMKVVREYERAIVFRLGHLLPGRARGPGLFFFLPCLDTYHKVDLRLKTLEIPFHQVVTKDMVTLEIDAVCYYRLENASLLLTTLTSISSAIQLLVQTTTKRLLAHRAFSELLLERKSISQEIKVALDAVTGCWGIKVERTEM, encoded by the exons ATGAGGATGGATAAGAGATCTCGAAGCTCTTCCAGGGAGTCCCATAGGAGAAAGAGAGAGTCTCCAGCTACGCAGAGGAAAcaggagaagagggagagaagcAAAGAAGCCAGCAAAGAAACAGGAGATATAAGGCAGGGGAAAACAAAGGAGATTAAGAGCACTGTAGGGACTGATGGTAGGGTGCACACATCCACAGTGGTGGATGTGGATGATGTGATATCTGATGAAGAAATGGAGGCAATGATGTTGCTGGACAGCGAGCATCAAGAAGAAG GTATGAAGTCTCCCGGTCTCAACATCTGCGAGTGGCTTCTGACTATATTGTCTTTCCTGTTCATCATAATGACTTTCCCCATTTCTGTCTGGTTCTGCATGAAG GTAGTGCGGGAGTATGAGAGAGCCATTGTTTTCCGGCTTGGGCATCTCCTTCCTGGCAGGGCCAGAGGGCCTG gtcttttctttttccttccctgcctgGACACATATCACAAAGTGGACCTCCGCCTCAAAACTCTAGAGATCCCCTTCCACCAG GTGGTGACTAAAGACATGGTTACACTGGAGATAGATGCTGTCTGCTATTACCGTTTGGAGAATGCCTCTCTtctcctcaccaccctcaccaGCATCTCCAGTGCCATCCAGCTGCTGGTGCAGACCACCACCAAGCGCCTCCTGGCACATCGAGCCTTCTCTGAACTTCTGTTGGAGAGAAAGAGCATCAGCCAGGAGATAAAG GTGGCTTTGGATGCAGTCACAGGCTGCTGGGGGATCAAAGTGGAGAGAACAGAAAT GTGA
- the AXDND1 gene encoding axonemal dynein light chain domain-containing protein 1: MCTGKGCSFLKTSLVKHKKPKHLFTMPPKGMPVLGLKADGRKISNSSCMGSVSKDHSEIHLLRGTSRMLDHIRPVSPSLEYGFVPEEIFRALTCASSSLGSPDYLQSHQKTKNIAGFRGCLQTPDRLWHYPNRRSKFRHLTDHPVSLTGAGRDVSYLCDVAMIQGDKKTVALKSSFSRSPQEQSSGTVSSTPQATPADSLVPEEFHIMRKQGVLPLKYFDDKYTTLLEDSEKRLRLFPSMKPPGRLQVIQLMEAMDSMLEKAGVDELIGVTGPSQLQNMLELIKAEQNIYNIVFHELIRQVSVDCVERGQLLSKLRQRYVDLLERIPQQMKTLYRKMMARRLVDRHITEELLYFKECVAQLSRELCEVREHDCKVTKEAEKAQEELAAAMQEAEANANLLEQYRELYELQRRRLEDQVLAVAQERDIWSSAACDLALKIIERNQLTLVRRLHVGGKALNKVLRHFIVLLSSKDLRDLADLQEETEQFKGILGHVGAEIEHLEESSKEKLQIVRRSLNKWLQYHHRNFSFQMKEELLDEILEDTELLINMLKEDIQLYAGEAYLAKTESLKSAARIQEHWTELGETVLSRHRDLTEALPSQHTVLEEIKQSACELYQQYNIRISGNNGTARLLTVLVRSMEDWLFKAQKLTQGSGMHETELQAFYHMIPSWLAQVDALMSVIGSSQLHKAENDMELHFPVVPREFFKMIQQWIMSTNTEVEKSTMRLNEEVTELHRSLTLWLVNLLRYMIADRLSSECPQQQETDSEMGKELRLQSAHELQEEAEELVAKMCELSGSVVSCCHEIVSAIVRKKRLEKDSEADFELEELNKLKIECYNWIQVCSLLLSEIKGTPVSFLHLEELRNLFGSEELQLKLKDTIISSTQEGLKADDANSKKKPITEKETSTVKEKIVLMQEQPGASTDDTSEGDEATADMIRYVGQDSNIHLKSLKSDIISVTGREMTASKSSTPFSEKEFEALALLEHLQVQLLEAEIRAQNAEQRSEDFEKKLEEALERIQELESELEKRDKVVPEPTPKEGQEKCLQESLPEGEACSTPKTPTSGQPKRSRKGKK, encoded by the exons ATGTGCACTGGCAAGG GttgttcatttctgaaaacttcCTTGGTTAAGCATAAAAAACCCAAGCACCTCTTCACCATGCCCCCTAAAGGAATGCCAGTTCTTGGACTGAAGgcagatggaagaaaaataagcaattcCTCGTGCATGGGATCTGTCAGCAAGGACCATTCAG AGATCCATTTGTTAAGGGGTACATCGAGGATGCTGGACCATATCAGGCCTGTTTCTCCCTCCCTGGAGTACGGTTTTGTTCCGGAAGAGATTTTTCGAGCCCTGACCTGTGCTAGCAGTTCTCTTGGCAGCCCAGACTACTTACAGTcccaccaaaaaacaaaaaacatagcGGGCTTCAGG ggctgcctgcaaACCCCAGATCGGCTTTGGCATTATCCTAATCGTCGGAGCAAGTTCAGACACCTGACAGACCACCCTGTCAGCTTGACAGGCGCTGGAAG GGATGTCTCTTACTTGTGTGATGTTGCGATGATCCAAGGAGATAAGAAAACAGTGGCTCTCAAAAGCTCTTTTTCTCGGAGTCCTCAAGAACAAAGCAGTGGTACAGTCTCAAGTACTCCT CAAGCAACCCCAGCAGATAGTCTGGTTCCCGAGGAATTTCACATCATGAGAAAACAGGGAGTTTTGCCCTTGAAGTACTTTGATGA taaatacACAACTCTGCTTGAAGACAGTGAAAAAAGACTACGTCTGTTTCCATCCAT GAAACCTCCCGGGAGGTTACAGGTCATACAACTGATGGAGGCAATGGACAGCATGTTGGAAAAAGCTGGAGTAGATGAGCTGATTGGAGTAACAGGACCTTCACAG CTGCAGAACATGCTGGAGCTGATCAAGGCGGAGCAGAACATTTACAACATAGTTTTCCATGAGCTGATTCGGCAGGTCAGCGTGGACTGCGTGGAGAGAGGACAGCTGCTTTCTAAACTCAG ACAGAGGTATGTGGATCTCCTGGAGCGTATTCCTCAGCAGATGAAGACACTCTACAGAAAAATGATGGCTCGGCGACTGGTTGACAGACATATTACAGAAGAACTACTCTATTTTAAGGAGTGTGTTGCACAGCTGTCCAG AGAGTTATGTGAGGTACGAGAACATGACTGCAAGGTGaccaaagaagcagaaaaagctcAAGAGGAGCTAGCTGCAGCCATGCAAGAGGCAGAGGCAAATGCAAA CCTTTTGGAACAGTATCGAGAGTTATACGAGTTACAGAGGAGAAGGCTGGAAGACCAGGTTCTCGCAGTAGCTCAAGAGAGAGACATttggagctcagctgcatgtgACCTGGCTCTGAAG ATAATAGAAAGAAACCAGCTCACATTGGTTCGCAGGCTCCatgttggtgggaaggctcTGAACAAAGTTCTCAGGCATTTCATAGTCCTTTTGTCTTCAAAG GATCTGAGAGACCTTGCTGATCTACAGGAGGAGACCGAGCAGTTCAAAGGAATATTAGGTCATGTTGGAGCAGAGATAGAACATTTGGAGGAGTCCAGCAAGGAAAAACTGCAAATTGTGCGCAGAAGCCTCAACAAGTGGCTTCAGTACCATCACAGAAACTT ttCCTTTCAGATGAAAGAAGAGCTATTGGATGAAATCTTAGAAGATACGGAGCTCTTAATAAAT ATGCTGAAGGAAGACATACAGCTGTATGCAGGGGAGGCATATCTAGCCAAGACTGAAAGTCTCAAGAGTGCTGCCAGGATACAGGAACACTGGACAGAGCTAGGAGAAACGGTGCTGAGTCGACACCGGGATTTAACTGAAGCACTGCCTTCACAGCACACTGTTctggaagaaataaagcaaagtgCATGTGAACTCTATCAGCAATATAATATAAGGATCAGTGGGAATAATG gCACAGCCAGACTTTTGACAGTCTTGGTGAGAAGCATGGAAGATTGGTTATTCAAGGCACAAAAGCTAACGCAAGGTTCTGGCATGCATGAAACTGAACTGCAGGCATTTTATCACATGATTCCTTCATGGTTGGCCCAAGTGGATGCATTAATGAGCGTTATAGGCTCCAGCCAGTTGCATAAAGCTGAAAATGATATGGAACTGCATTTCCC ggtggTACCTAGAGAATTTTTTAAGATGATTCAGCAATGGATTATGTCCACGAATACTGAGGTTGAGAAGAGCACCATGCGTCTTAATGAAGAA GTGACTGAACTGCACAGAAGCTTGACCCTGTGGCTGGTGAATTTGCTGCGGTATATGATAGCGGATCGCTTGTCCTCTGAGTGTCCCCAGCAGCAAGAGACAGACTCTGAGATGGGCAAGGAGCTCAGACTTCAGAGTGCTCATGAACTacaggaagaagcagaagagctggTTGCCAAGATGTGTGAACTGTCTGGTTCTGTAGTCAG ctgctgccatgagaTTGTCAGTGCAATCGTTCGAAAGAAACGGTTAGAGAAGGATTCAGAAGCTGATTTTGAGCTAGAGGAGCTGAATAAGCTGAAG ATTGAGTGCTATAATTGGATTCAAGTGTGTAGCCTTCTCCTTTCAGAGATCAAAGGCACTCCAGTCTCCTTTCTGCATTTAGAAGAACTGAGAAACCTCTTTGGATCAGAG GAATTGCAATTGAAGCTGAAGGACACTATCATTTCTTCAACTCAAGAAGGGCTTAAAGCTGATGATgccaacagcaaaaagaaaccaataacagagaaagaaacatcaaCAGTAAAGGAGAAAATTGTTCTTATGCAG gAGCAACCAGGTGCTAGTACAGATGATACGAGTGAAGGCGATGAAGCTACTGCAGACATGATCAGATATGTAGGACAAGACTCCAACATCCACCTGAAGTCCCTGAAGTCAGACATCATTTCAGTTACAGGG AGGGAGATGACTGCCAGCAAGTCGTCAACTCCTTTTTCTGAGAAAGAGTTTgaagccctggcactgctggaaCATCTGCAAGTGCAGCTTCT agaagcagaaatccGTGCTCAGAATGCAGAGCAGAGATCTGaagattttgaaaagaagcTGGAAGAAGCTCTGGAGAGAATCCAGGAGCTAGAGAGTGAGCTGGAGAAAAGGGACAAAGTCGTCCCAGAACCAACACCTAAAGAAGGGCAAG aaaaatgtttacaaGAAAGCTTGCCTGAAGGGGAAGCCTGCTCAACTCCCAAAACTCCCACCTCTGGCCAGCCCAAACGAtccagaaaaggcaaaaaataa
- the SOAT1 gene encoding sterol O-acyltransferase 1 isoform X4: MKRCRGDPMATDPFRTPAMQLKPVFMKEVDSHFTEFVNSLVAKSALLDSSSSASLFPASCSEKELHKAKALRAPPEHGKIFTARRSLLDELFEVSHIRTIYHMFIALLIVFILSTLLVDFIDEGRLVLGFDLLVYVFGKFPVVFCTWLCMFCATVIIPYSLFSQWAQGYCSSSHRVIYSLFYGTLFTLFQTVGLGIGPTYVAISYALPPASRFIVILEQVRLVMKAHSFVRENVPRVLSSVKEKSSSVPIPRISQYLYFLFAPTLIYRDNYPRNPMVRWGYVATKFAQVLGSLFYAYYIFVRLCIPQFRNSSQETFNLRGLVLCIFNSILPGVLILFLVFFAFLHCWLNAFAEMMRFADRMFYKDWWNSTSYANYYRTWNVVVHDWLYYYAYRDFLWFFGKKFKAAAMLSVFTVSAAVHEYVLSICFGFFYPVLFCLFMCFGMLFNFILNDRRKGPIWNVIMWTSLFLGQGVIICLYSQEWYARQYCPAENPAFLDYLKPRSWSCHVQM, encoded by the exons CAACTGAAACCAGTTTTCATGAAGGAGGTGGACAGTCACTTCACAGAGTTTGTGAACAGTTTGGTGGCAAAGTCAGCACTCCTGGATTCCTCATCTTCAGCTTCCCTCTTCCCAGCTTCCTGCTCTGAGAAGGAGCTACACAAAGCCAA GGCCTTGAGAGCCCCTCCAGAACACGGGAAGATCTTCACTGCCAGAAGGTCCCTCTTGGA TGAGCTGTTTGAAGTGAGTCACATCAGGACAATCTACCACATGTTCATCGCCCTTCTCATCGTCTTCATCCTCAGCACGCTTTTAGTAGACTTCATTGATGAAGGAAG GCTGGTCCTTGGGTTTGATCTCTTGGTCTACGTTTTTGGAAAGTTTCCGGTCGTCTTCTGTACTTGGCTGTGCATGTTCTGTGCCACGGTTATCATTCCATACAGCCTTTTCTCCCAGTGGGCCCAAGGTTACTGCAGTTCCTCCCATCGTGTAATCTACTCTCTCTTCTATGGAACGTTGTTCACTCTCTTCCAAACGGTTGGCCTTGGGATTGGGCCAACTTATGTTGCTATATCATATGCCCTGCCTCCAGCTTCCCGTTTTATTGTAATACTGGAACAG GTTCGTCTTGTTATGAAGGCTCACTCATTCGTCCGTGAGAATGTACCCAGAGTCCTGTCTTCTGTAAAGGAGAAGTCTA gcTCAGTACCTATTCCTCGAATTTCTCAATACTTGTACTTCCTCTTTGCTCCCACCCTCATCTATAGAGACAACTATCCCAG GAATCCTATGGTAAGATGGGGCTACGTAGCTACCAAGTTTGCACAG GTGCTTGGTTCACTTTTTTATGCCTACTACATCTTTGTGAGGCTCTGCATTCCTCAGTTTCGCAACAGTAGTCAAGAAACCTTTAATCTTCGAGGGCTGGTCTTGTGCATCTTCAACTCCATTCTGCCAG GGGTACTGATTCTTTTCCTGGTGttctttgccttccttcacTGCTGGCTTAATGCGTTTGCTGAGATGATGCGCTTTGCAGATAGGATGTTCTACAAG GACTGGTGGAACTCCACATCCTATGCAAACTACTACCGAACTTGGAACGTGGTAGTGCACGACTGGCTCTATTACTATGCCTACAGGGACTTCCTCTGG TTTTTTGGCAAGAAGTTCAAAGCTGCAGCTATGCTGTCCGTCTTCACAGTATCGGCTGCTGTGCATGAATATGTTCTGAGCATCTGCTTCGGCTTCTTCTACCCAGTTCTCTTTTGCCTGTTTATGTGCTTTGGAA tgctctttaacTTCATCCTTAATGACCGCCGGAAGGGGCCTATCTGGAACGTGATCATGTGGACATCCCTCTTTTTGGGCCAAGGTGTCATCATCTGCCTCTACAGCCAGGAGTGGTACGCCCGCCAGTACTGTCCTGCAGAAAAT CCTGCGTTCCTGGACTACTTAAAACCTCGCTCGTGGTCATGTCACGTGCAGATGTAA
- the SOAT1 gene encoding sterol O-acyltransferase 1 isoform X5, which translates to MQLIAEAEQLKPVFMKEVDSHFTEFVNSLVAKSALLDSSSSASLFPASCSEKELHKAKALRAPPEHGKIFTARRSLLDELFEVSHIRTIYHMFIALLIVFILSTLLVDFIDEGRLVLGFDLLVYVFGKFPVVFCTWLCMFCATVIIPYSLFSQWAQGYCSSSHRVIYSLFYGTLFTLFQTVGLGIGPTYVAISYALPPASRFIVILEQVRLVMKAHSFVRENVPRVLSSVKEKSSSVPIPRISQYLYFLFAPTLIYRDNYPRNPMVRWGYVATKFAQVLGSLFYAYYIFVRLCIPQFRNSSQETFNLRGLVLCIFNSILPGVLILFLVFFAFLHCWLNAFAEMMRFADRMFYKDWWNSTSYANYYRTWNVVVHDWLYYYAYRDFLWFFGKKFKAAAMLSVFTVSAAVHEYVLSICFGFFYPVLFCLFMCFGMLFNFILNDRRKGPIWNVIMWTSLFLGQGVIICLYSQEWYARQYCPAENPAFLDYLKPRSWSCHVQM; encoded by the exons CAACTGAAACCAGTTTTCATGAAGGAGGTGGACAGTCACTTCACAGAGTTTGTGAACAGTTTGGTGGCAAAGTCAGCACTCCTGGATTCCTCATCTTCAGCTTCCCTCTTCCCAGCTTCCTGCTCTGAGAAGGAGCTACACAAAGCCAA GGCCTTGAGAGCCCCTCCAGAACACGGGAAGATCTTCACTGCCAGAAGGTCCCTCTTGGA TGAGCTGTTTGAAGTGAGTCACATCAGGACAATCTACCACATGTTCATCGCCCTTCTCATCGTCTTCATCCTCAGCACGCTTTTAGTAGACTTCATTGATGAAGGAAG GCTGGTCCTTGGGTTTGATCTCTTGGTCTACGTTTTTGGAAAGTTTCCGGTCGTCTTCTGTACTTGGCTGTGCATGTTCTGTGCCACGGTTATCATTCCATACAGCCTTTTCTCCCAGTGGGCCCAAGGTTACTGCAGTTCCTCCCATCGTGTAATCTACTCTCTCTTCTATGGAACGTTGTTCACTCTCTTCCAAACGGTTGGCCTTGGGATTGGGCCAACTTATGTTGCTATATCATATGCCCTGCCTCCAGCTTCCCGTTTTATTGTAATACTGGAACAG GTTCGTCTTGTTATGAAGGCTCACTCATTCGTCCGTGAGAATGTACCCAGAGTCCTGTCTTCTGTAAAGGAGAAGTCTA gcTCAGTACCTATTCCTCGAATTTCTCAATACTTGTACTTCCTCTTTGCTCCCACCCTCATCTATAGAGACAACTATCCCAG GAATCCTATGGTAAGATGGGGCTACGTAGCTACCAAGTTTGCACAG GTGCTTGGTTCACTTTTTTATGCCTACTACATCTTTGTGAGGCTCTGCATTCCTCAGTTTCGCAACAGTAGTCAAGAAACCTTTAATCTTCGAGGGCTGGTCTTGTGCATCTTCAACTCCATTCTGCCAG GGGTACTGATTCTTTTCCTGGTGttctttgccttccttcacTGCTGGCTTAATGCGTTTGCTGAGATGATGCGCTTTGCAGATAGGATGTTCTACAAG GACTGGTGGAACTCCACATCCTATGCAAACTACTACCGAACTTGGAACGTGGTAGTGCACGACTGGCTCTATTACTATGCCTACAGGGACTTCCTCTGG TTTTTTGGCAAGAAGTTCAAAGCTGCAGCTATGCTGTCCGTCTTCACAGTATCGGCTGCTGTGCATGAATATGTTCTGAGCATCTGCTTCGGCTTCTTCTACCCAGTTCTCTTTTGCCTGTTTATGTGCTTTGGAA tgctctttaacTTCATCCTTAATGACCGCCGGAAGGGGCCTATCTGGAACGTGATCATGTGGACATCCCTCTTTTTGGGCCAAGGTGTCATCATCTGCCTCTACAGCCAGGAGTGGTACGCCCGCCAGTACTGTCCTGCAGAAAAT CCTGCGTTCCTGGACTACTTAAAACCTCGCTCGTGGTCATGTCACGTGCAGATGTAA